From the genome of Streptococcus marmotae, one region includes:
- the rpsB gene encoding 30S ribosomal protein S2, translated as MAVISMKQLLEAGVHFGHQTRRWNPKMAKYIFTERNGIHVIDLQQTVKLADQAYDFIRDAAANDAVILFVGTKKQAAEAVKDEAIRSGQYFINHRWLGGTLTNWGTIQKRIARLKEINRMEEEGTFDVLPKKEVALLNKQRARLEKFLGGIADMPRIPDVMFVVDPHKEQIAVKEAKKLGIPVVAMVDTNTDPDDIDVIIPANDDAIRAVKLITAKMADAIIEGRQGEDSVESVEAELAATETEATSIEEIVEVVEGDNN; from the coding sequence ATGGCAGTAATTTCAATGAAACAACTTCTTGAGGCTGGTGTTCACTTTGGTCACCAAACTCGTCGCTGGAACCCTAAGATGGCAAAATACATCTTTACAGAGCGTAACGGGATCCACGTTATCGACCTTCAACAAACTGTAAAATTAGCTGATCAAGCATACGATTTTATCCGTGATGCAGCAGCAAACGATGCAGTTATCTTGTTCGTTGGTACGAAAAAACAAGCTGCAGAAGCAGTGAAAGACGAAGCTATCCGTTCTGGTCAATACTTCATCAACCACCGTTGGTTGGGTGGAACTCTTACAAACTGGGGAACAATTCAAAAACGTATTGCTCGTTTGAAAGAAATCAACCGTATGGAAGAAGAAGGAACATTTGACGTTCTTCCTAAGAAAGAAGTAGCATTGTTGAATAAACAACGTGCTCGTCTTGAAAAATTCTTGGGTGGTATCGCAGATATGCCACGTATTCCAGATGTTATGTTCGTTGTTGACCCACATAAAGAGCAAATCGCTGTTAAAGAAGCGAAAAAATTGGGTATCCCAGTTGTTGCGATGGTCGACACAAACACAGATCCAGATGATATCGATGTTATCATCCCAGCAAACGACGATGCAATCCGCGCTGTTAAATTGATCACTGCGAAAATGGCTGATGCAATTATCGAAGGTCGTCAAGGTGAAGACAGCGTTGAATCAGTAGAAGCAGAATTGGCAGCTACTGAAACAGAAGCAACATCTATCGAAGAAATCGTTGAAGTTGTAGAAGGCGACAACAATTAA